Sequence from the Saccharopolyspora pogona genome:
GAACGTGTACGACCAGGCGAACCGTGATGCCGAGTGCACACCACGGGCGAACTCGACCACACGACCGCTCGCGGTGCACGTCGCCCGGTTCAAGATCATCACCGGTTCGCCTGTCGGATGTTCTAGCCTCCCAGCCTCTTCGGGGGTCGGCATCCTCGCGTACACGGTTTCCGTGATCTTGTCGGGTTCTAGCCCCTGGATGGTCAGGACCGCGAACCCGCCGCCACGCCCCGCCGGCCCTGCCGCTGGGTCGACCAAGGGGGTGCCTTCAACGTCCTCAGGACGGTAGTAGCTCGTCAACGTGTGGGTCGGCGTTCCTTGATCTTTGACGAGTCGGGCCCGCTCGTACACGCTTCGGTTACGTGAGGTGACGGTTTTCCGCG
This genomic interval carries:
- a CDS encoding UTRA domain-containing protein, yielding MALYRTARPQIPERMLRTVRAESTLWFFLTAWQTCCTRKTVTSRNRSVYERARLVKDQGTPTHTLTSYYRPEDVEGTPLVDPAAGPAGRGGGFAVLTIQGLEPDKITETVYARMPTPEEAGRLEHPTGEPVMILNRATCTASGRVVEFARGVHSASRFAWSYTFKIPD